ACCTTATCTGTTTGTTTCATTTTTTCCACCCAGGTTGGTTCAGCCCGGTATTCATCGCGGCGGTGAATAATATAAACTTTTTTAGCAAATTGAGCGGCATGAACAGCGCTGGTAACAGCGGAATCACCTCCACCAACGATAGCAACTGTTTTCTCCTTAAATAAAGGAATATCGCAATTAGTACAGTAAGAAACGCCCCTACCGATTAACTTATCTTCGCCAGGAATATTAAGAGAACGAAAAGAAGCTCCCATCGCCAAAATCAAAGTTTTTGCCTGATAAGGTCCTTTATCAGTCTTTACTTCAAAACCATCCCCACTTTTCGCTAAACCACCAACTCTCTCCTGTTTAATTTCGACCTCATATCTTTTTACCTGTTCAATCATCTTTTGCATCAATTCAGGTCCAGGAATAGATAAATAGCCGGGGTAGTTCTCGACTGTCCCTGCTAGAGTTCCTTGCCCTCCAGGCGTTTCCCCAATCAGCAGATGGTCAATTTTATAACGACTGGCATAAATAGAAGCCGTCATTCCGGCAACGCCAGCCCCAACAATAATCAAATCATTCATTCAAAACCTCCTCAATTAATTTTCTATAACCTTCTTTACCAGGAAAGCCGATTTGTTTCTTGACTGCTTTGCCTTCCTTGAAAATAATCACGGTGGGAATACTCATCACCCTATACTCTTGGGCTGTCTTGGGATTTTCATCAACATTTAATTTTCCTGCTTCAATTCTGTCTTGGTACTCTCTGACTAACTCTTCGATCACTGGGCCTGCCATTTGACAAGGACCACACCAGGGTGCCCAAAAATCAACAAAAACCGGCATTGCTGCCTTTAAAACTTCCTGATCAAAATTTTTATCAGTTAAATCGATCACTCTTAACTCCTCTTAAAACAGAAGTCATTAAAGCCATAAATTCTGCAAAACAACCAAAATCAAAATTAAAGTCACCACTGCTAAAAGTAAAAGGAAATTTCTTTTTTCAAATAAAGACTGACTCGTTACTCTTGTCTTTCTCCGAGTTGTTTTTCTTTTTGTCGCTTTCTTTTTTCTTGCCATCTTCCACCTCCTTCCCTAGCTAGCAAGCCAGCCGCCATCAACATATAAGACTATTCCGGTAATATAGTCAGCTTCATCACTAGCCAAAAAGGCTGCCGCTCTACCAATGTCTTCAGGTTTACCTGCTCTACCTTTAGGTATTCTAGCTAACGTTCCTTTTAATTGTTCTTTATCCTCGGTAATAAACTTGGTCATATCAGTATCCACTAATCCCGGCGCAATTGCATTAACATTAATCCCTTTTGGTCCCAACTCAACTGCCATTGCTTCGGTGAGGGCCACTGAGCCGCCTTTAGAGGTCGCGTAATGGGCAATATTACTTGAGCCAATCCCCACGCCTCCAGAGGCAACCGAAGCCATGTTAATAATCCTTCCGCCTGGACCCATTAATTTCAAAGCCGCTTGAGAACAAAGAAATTGGCCTTTTAAATTAACATTAATGACTTTATCCCACTCTTCTTCAGGAATCGCTTCGAAAGGATGGACAGTCAGAATACCAGCGTTATTAACTAAAATATCTAATTTTTTCCACTTACTGCTAATCTCTGCAAACATTTTACTAACCGAAGCCACCTCAGAAACATCGGCTTGAACAGCAAAGGCTTGACGGCCCATTTTTTCAATTTCCGTCACCACTATTTGAGCCTCTTCAATCTTGGAATGGCAATTGATAATCACATCCGCCCCTTGTTTAGCTAAGGCCAAAGCAATCCCTCGGCCAATACCCCGAGAAGCACCCGTCACTAAGGCTTTCTTTCCTGTTAAATCAAACATTATTTCACCCCCCCTCCTTTTTTATATTAACAAAATATTTAAGCCAATAAATAAGAATAACATTAAAATAACAAAAAATTTCTGTTGACGAAAAGTAATTTCTGTCTTAACCTGCCAAAAGAGCCAACGATGAAGTTGCTCATCCTTACCCCGAACTAATAATTCAAACTCATCTTTTAGTAAATGCAAGGCCATGGCTATTACTAAACCACTACCAAAAAGACTGCCAGTCGAAGTCAAAACAAAAAAACAAATAACATAAAGAATCAATTGAAAAAAAGCGCTATGAAAAGATAATCTAAACCTTTCTTCTTGGGTATCAACCAATAAAATTAGAGCTTCTTTAAATTGACGTTTATCAACTAATTGTTTCACCCTAATACTAGTTAACTCCTGAGGGTAGATGAATAAAGTGTAGAGCAAGTGATCAAGGTCAAGAAGAAAAGTGCCTATTAAACCTCCTAGCCAGAGAAAAATGAGATTCCAGTGCCAACTCCAACGCAGTAAAGTAACTAGTAACAACCAAATAAAAGTAATGAGTAAATGACTCCTTATTTCTTTTTTAAGCATAGCTTTCTTAAAGCTTGGGCATTCTCAACCGCATAACCCAGGGCATCGTTGTTAAAATAGGCATAAATATCAAAACCCTGATTTTGCCAAACTCTGATCTTTTTTGCCCACTGCCTTAATTCTCTTTCAGTATAGCACGAAGAATAGAGTTGTGTCCTGCCATGAAAGCGGAGATAAACAAAATCAGCGGTTACTTCTCTGGTGATCGGCCAACCAGGATTATCTTGAAAAACAAGGGCAATCTTATTCTGCTTAAGAATTTGGTAGATTTCATCCGTCAACCAACTTTTCTCTCGGAATTCAAAGGCATAACGCCATTTTTTGGGCAGGTTTTTTAAAAACTCAACTAATCTTTCAGGGTTAGCCTTAAATCTCGGAGGCAACTGCCAAAGAACAACCTCTTTATTATTTTTAATCCCTTCAGCATTTTTAAAAAACCTTTTGACTGGTTCCTGACATTCCTTTAACTTCTTCATTTGAGTAATATAGCGACTACCTTTAATCGCAAAAACAAAATTCTTGCCTGCTCGTCGCCGCCAATCTTTAAAAACCTCTTTTTTGGGCAGGTGATAAAAAGAAACATTTAATTCCAGGGTGTCAAAATGTCGGCAATAATAATCAAACCACTTAGATTGGGGCAGGTTTTGAGGATAAAAAACTCCTTTACCCCAATGAGAATAAGAAAAACCAGAAGTACCTATAAAGATCTTTCCCATAAATGCTTTTTCAGATCAACGTGTTTTTTATCTTTAAACTTTACGCCATCCTTTAAAAGCTTTTTTCTCTGCTCTCTAAAGCTTGGCGCTAATCTCCCCTCTTGACTAACGACTCGATAGCAAGGAATTGTTTTGGGATCAGGATTCCGATGAAGGGCGTTGCCAACTGCCCGAGCGGCCTTTGGCTTGCCCAGCTTAGCGGCAATTTGACCATAGACCGCCACTTTACCAGCCGGAATTTGCCTAGTAAACTGATAAACCTTTTGAGAAAAACTTTGTTTCACCTATTTTGCCTCGTAGATAACTTTTTCTTTTTTCTTTTCCTGCCATTTTTTCCTTAGCTCTGTTAGCTTCCACATAAACAATCTGGCTGGATTTTCTACGTTAGAAGCATCTTTAACAAAATTCCTGGCTTTTTCGAGCATTGGCCGAGGCAATTCCTTAGCCAATTTAATATAAAGAGCTTTCCGCTCTAAATCATTTAATTCTTCGGCTAAACGATAGCCAAAATCCTGAAATTCCCGAGAAATATATTTTTTTTCATCCCAACTAAAATCTTTCAGAACATCGCCAATTGCCTGAAGACCTTTTGTTTTATCTCTCTTTTTCACCATTTTATCTCTTTGTAATTAAAATTGGGGCTAAGGTTCCCAGAGAAGCCAAGATAAAAATCGTCTCTAAGGGTAAACCAAGAAAAACTAAAACTCCTGCCAATAAAAGGCCACTAACAGCTCCCAGTCCTAAGGAAATTTCCATAAAATAAAGAGATTGACCGGTGCCACCATCAACTGCTTTCTGATAAGTTCGCACTAAAAAAGGAATATGGAGCATTTGTTCCGCTACTCGATAGAAACTATCGACACCCACGATTATTAAAGGCGTTCGGGCAATAATTCGAACCAGCCAAGTAAGGAAACCGACCATTGCTCCTAAATTAATAATCATTTTGGTGCCAACTTTATCAACAACCAGGCCGGTAAGATAAGTAATCACGGCCGCCACCAAAACCGCAGCGGCAACAATTTCCCCAAAAGCTAAAATTTTCCCAACTAACAAAAATAAAAAGATTGGCCAAACTACCCCATACAAAGATGACTCCAATCCCCAACCAAAATAGCCCAACATCACCTTTTTATGAGTTCTAAAAAGGCGTAAAACGCTAGTAATTCGGGCATCTTGATGGGGCTTAATTTCCTTTGACAGCAAGGCAATCATCATCGCTAAAGTAAAAATTGCTCCGGCTGACAGAAAAAGAAACTGATAACCAAACTTTAGAATCATTAAACCTCCTAAAATTGGCGTCACCACGCCAATTAAAATATAGAAAGTTTGGCTAAGCCCAGTTTGTTTACCGAAATGCTGATGATCGCCCCGTTTAATAAAAAGCCCATGATAACCAAACCAGAAAAGAGCGGCGTGAATTCCCCAAAAAACAGAGACCAAAATCAGCAAAAAAGGATAGTTCTGACTAAAAGCAAGTAGGGCAACAAAAAGAAAAAAAGGAATAATTGAAAGAATTAAGGTCCTTCGATAACCGAGCCGAAAACTAATGTTTTCCGCTAAAGACATGGTCATTAGTTTAGAAACATAAATTAATAAATCATAACCTAAAACAATCAAAACTGAGGTAGTAATGGTAAAACCTAAATTCCGACTAATGCTTAAGACATAAAGAGGTGAAAACAAGCCTAATAATTCGACCGCCATTCGGCGCAGAGTGACCACAGCAATCACTGAACCTATCCCCTCGTTCTCTAAATGGAGCCAAGGAAAACCAATTGAATGAATAAAATGTTTCATCTATCTTTTTCTAAGATCTCCATAAAAAACAAACAAAAAAGCCGTGCCTAATAAAGAAAGCAAACCGACTAATAAAAATAAGGGTTGAAAACCTAAATAATTAGCAATCACTCCGCCTAAGCCTGCGACTACAGCTCCACCCAAATCAGTGGTGGTGTAATAAATACTCCACTCAAAACCCTCCTGATGGCTGTCAACATGCCTAGTAAAAATGGCTAACCAGGTAGGATAAGAAAGGGCTGCGCCAAAACCACTAATAACTTGAATTAGGAAAATATGAGAAACTGTTCGGGCAAAAATATAAAGAAAAGCAGTCAAAGAAATAATCAATGAACCAATAATCATCACCCAAAAATCATCGATTTCGCCTTTTTTCCTATCAATAAACCAAGCTAAGGGGATTTGGATTAAACATTTTGTCAAAAGAAAAACCGTTATCACCAAACCAGCCATTTCCACGTTGCCACCTTGAATCTGATTAGTTACAAAAACAGCAAAAATAGGATTGATCAATCCCCAACCAGAGAGCATGAGAATATCGGAAATGGTCAAAAAACGAATGACTTTGTTAATCGAAAAGCTAATTTTCATTTTTTAATTAAATTGATTAGCGGCTCTTTCCCAGTCTTCAGTTAAAGCCAGCCTAATCGCTTTAACCGCTTTTTTAATTAATTGCTTAACTTTAGCCCTCTCTTCTCGCTTGAATTCTGCTAAAACATATCTCTCCACTAATTTCTCTTTACCAATCTTGGCTTTATCCTTCTTGACCGGATAACCAATACCTAAGCGAAAACGAACAAAGTCACCATTACCCAATTTTTCGATAATTGATTCCAAACCACGATGACCAGCTGAACTCCCGCCTTTTCTGATTCTTACCTTCCCCAAAGGCAAATCAACATCATCATGGATGATCCAAATATCTTCTGGCTTAATTTTATAATAACTAGCTATCTTGGCAACGGCAAACCCAGAAGCATTCATAAATGTTTGGGGCTGGACAAGGATAATTTCATCAATTCTAGTGATGAGACTGTTAAACCTTTTACTCTCCTGCCAGGCTGTTTCTTCTACTGGCATTAATTTCTTTAGTAATTCATCCAAAACCAAAAACCCTAAATTATGGCGAGTCTTTTGATATTTTCTTTCTGGATTACCTAAACCAACAATAAGTTTCACCTTAGTAACTCCTTAACTTCCTTGTCACTGACTTGGTCAAATTCCTGATAAAATTGGCCAACAGCAAAAAACATCAGTGGTGCTTCCAGATAAACAATCTCATCTGCCTGTTCTTCTAGTTTCGGCATTGAATCACGGGAGATAACCGGGATGGCAACCACAATCTTCTTGGGCTCTTGTTGCCTAATAACTTCTATCGCGGCCGCCATTGTCGCTCCAGTGGCCACCCCATCATCAGTAATAATAACTATCTTATCCTCTAGTTTCACTGCTGGTTTATTCCCCCGATATTCTTTGACCCTTCTTTCTACTTCTGCTTTTCGACCCGTAATTTCTTTTTCAAGATATTCTTTATCAATACCCAAACGACTTGTCAATTCCTCATTAATCACCGGCTCACCAGTGATCCCTACAGCGCCAATTGCCAACTCTGAATTATTTGGGGCACCAATCTTTTTAGTAACAAGAATATCTAATGGACAATTTAAAACAAGAGAAAGTTGTTTACCAATCACCAAGCCTCCTCGAGGGATTGCTAAAACAATCAAGTCTTGACTGTCTTGAAAATCTTTTAATTTTTCGGCTAGTTTCTTGCCTGCTTCCTCCCTGTTTTTGAAAACCATCTCATTTCCAATTTTAGCACACAAAAAAGCAGTCCGACCTGACGGCTTAAAAGCAGCCTGAAGACAAATTAAATGATCGAACTGCTATTTAATTTTAGTTAGCTGCTTTTTGGCAAAATCGCCTACAAATGGCAGTTTAAATTCTTCTCCTTGATAAGCCTTGAAAATCAAAACCAACCAGAGAATAAACCCCACAATCCAAAGAAGCGGAGAGAGCATCCAACCAATCACGGGCACAAACATTAAAATTGTCAAAGCACCAAAGACAATGATTGATTGCATGGCATGGAAACGAACAAAAGGGTCTTTCTCAATGAGAAGAAAAACAATTCCTGTTAACCAACCCAAAACATAAGAAAGAGCAGCGGCTGTGTTCTTGGGTAAACCGAGACCAGCTTTCATAGTGGCCATAAATTTTCACCTCCTTTCTATTCAAATAGTCCCACAAATTCTCAGTAGTTGTCAAGGATTGTTTTTTAGAACAAACTCATCTGTTTTTTCTCCTCTTTCTCTTCTCCCCAAATTCT
The Patescibacteria group bacterium genome window above contains:
- a CDS encoding FAD-dependent oxidoreductase translates to MNDLIIVGAGVAGMTASIYASRYKIDHLLIGETPGGQGTLAGTVENYPGYLSIPGPELMQKMIEQVKRYEVEIKQERVGGLAKSGDGFEVKTDKGPYQAKTLILAMGASFRSLNIPGEDKLIGRGVSYCTNCDIPLFKEKTVAIVGGGDSAVTSAVHAAQFAKKVYIIHRRDEYRAEPTWVEKMKQTDKVEEVLSNEVKEIKGTEKVESLILKNPYKDNQELKVDGVFIEIGQIPTSSLVKSLGIEIDEGGYIKVNPGMETSLPGVFAAGDIASIQGGILFRQFITAASDGARAAAGVYQYLHQGATPAPSWGQKS
- the trxA gene encoding thioredoxin codes for the protein MIDLTDKNFDQEVLKAAMPVFVDFWAPWCGPCQMAGPVIEELVREYQDRIEAGKLNVDENPKTAQEYRVMSIPTVIIFKEGKAVKKQIGFPGKEGYRKLIEEVLNE
- a CDS encoding 3-oxoacyl-ACP reductase family protein — encoded protein: MFDLTGKKALVTGASRGIGRGIALALAKQGADVIINCHSKIEEAQIVVTEIEKMGRQAFAVQADVSEVASVSKMFAEISSKWKKLDILVNNAGILTVHPFEAIPEEEWDKVINVNLKGQFLCSQAALKLMGPGGRIINMASVASGGVGIGSSNIAHYATSKGGSVALTEAMAVELGPKGINVNAIAPGLVDTDMTKFITEDKEQLKGTLARIPKGRAGKPEDIGRAAAFLASDEADYITGIVLYVDGGWLAS
- a CDS encoding DUF72 domain-containing protein; amino-acid sequence: MGKIFIGTSGFSYSHWGKGVFYPQNLPQSKWFDYYCRHFDTLELNVSFYHLPKKEVFKDWRRRAGKNFVFAIKGSRYITQMKKLKECQEPVKRFFKNAEGIKNNKEVVLWQLPPRFKANPERLVEFLKNLPKKWRYAFEFREKSWLTDEIYQILKQNKIALVFQDNPGWPITREVTADFVYLRFHGRTQLYSSCYTERELRQWAKKIRVWQNQGFDIYAYFNNDALGYAVENAQALRKLCLKKK
- a CDS encoding MGMT family protein, with translation MKQSFSQKVYQFTRQIPAGKVAVYGQIAAKLGKPKAARAVGNALHRNPDPKTIPCYRVVSQEGRLAPSFREQRKKLLKDGVKFKDKKHVDLKKHLWERSL
- a CDS encoding MFS transporter — translated: MKHFIHSIGFPWLHLENEGIGSVIAVVTLRRMAVELLGLFSPLYVLSISRNLGFTITTSVLIVLGYDLLIYVSKLMTMSLAENISFRLGYRRTLILSIIPFFLFVALLAFSQNYPFLLILVSVFWGIHAALFWFGYHGLFIKRGDHQHFGKQTGLSQTFYILIGVVTPILGGLMILKFGYQFLFLSAGAIFTLAMMIALLSKEIKPHQDARITSVLRLFRTHKKVMLGYFGWGLESSLYGVVWPIFLFLLVGKILAFGEIVAAAVLVAAVITYLTGLVVDKVGTKMIINLGAMVGFLTWLVRIIARTPLIIVGVDSFYRVAEQMLHIPFLVRTYQKAVDGGTGQSLYFMEISLGLGAVSGLLLAGVLVFLGLPLETIFILASLGTLAPILITKR
- a CDS encoding MFS transporter encodes the protein MKISFSINKVIRFLTISDILMLSGWGLINPIFAVFVTNQIQGGNVEMAGLVITVFLLTKCLIQIPLAWFIDRKKGEIDDFWVMIIGSLIISLTAFLYIFARTVSHIFLIQVISGFGAALSYPTWLAIFTRHVDSHQEGFEWSIYYTTTDLGGAVVAGLGGVIANYLGFQPLFLLVGLLSLLGTAFLFVFYGDLRKR
- the pth gene encoding aminoacyl-tRNA hydrolase; the protein is MKLIVGLGNPERKYQKTRHNLGFLVLDELLKKLMPVEETAWQESKRFNSLITRIDEIILVQPQTFMNASGFAVAKIASYYKIKPEDIWIIHDDVDLPLGKVRIRKGGSSAGHRGLESIIEKLGNGDFVRFRLGIGYPVKKDKAKIGKEKLVERYVLAEFKREERAKVKQLIKKAVKAIRLALTEDWERAANQFN
- a CDS encoding phosphoribosyltransferase, encoding MVFKNREEAGKKLAEKLKDFQDSQDLIVLAIPRGGLVIGKQLSLVLNCPLDILVTKKIGAPNNSELAIGAVGITGEPVINEELTSRLGIDKEYLEKEITGRKAEVERRVKEYRGNKPAVKLEDKIVIITDDGVATGATMAAAIEVIRQQEPKKIVVAIPVISRDSMPKLEEQADEIVYLEAPLMFFAVGQFYQEFDQVSDKEVKELLR
- a CDS encoding DUF4870 domain-containing protein yields the protein MATMKAGLGLPKNTAAALSYVLGWLTGIVFLLIEKDPFVRFHAMQSIIVFGALTILMFVPVIGWMLSPLLWIVGFILWLVLIFKAYQGEEFKLPFVGDFAKKQLTKIK